In a genomic window of Coprococcus eutactus:
- the fabV gene encoding enoyl-ACP reductase FabV, whose protein sequence is MVVEPRVKDYICTTAHPIGCAQNVKNQIAYVKSKGVVKNDNAPKKVLVIGASTGYGLASRIAVAFGYGADTLGVMFEKESNGRRTATAGFYNTRAFEEEAHAAGLYAKSINGDAFSQEIKDQVIDTIKADLGKVDMVVYSLAAPRRTTADGTKYTSVLKTVGQEYSNKTLVLKDNTVTEAHISAANEDEINATIKVMGGEDWIDWMQALSDAGVLADDVITVAYSYIGPKITFPIYAEGSIGQAKKDLYKSADIINEKFPNIKAKIAINKALVTQSSAAIPIVPLYITLLYKVMKEKGLHEGCIEQMQRLFMDKILDDTQVDDNGFIRMDDWEMRDDVQSVVAEHWDTVNNDNVKDIADIDGYWEDFYNMFGFRIDGVDYSADVDIM, encoded by the coding sequence ATGGTAGTAGAGCCAAGAGTAAAAGATTATATTTGTACAACAGCACATCCGATAGGCTGCGCTCAGAATGTTAAGAATCAGATCGCATATGTGAAGTCAAAGGGCGTTGTAAAGAACGACAATGCTCCTAAGAAGGTTCTTGTGATTGGAGCTTCAACAGGCTATGGACTTGCATCACGTATCGCGGTTGCGTTTGGCTATGGAGCAGACACACTCGGTGTTATGTTTGAGAAGGAGTCGAATGGACGCCGTACAGCCACAGCTGGATTCTACAACACACGTGCATTTGAGGAGGAGGCTCACGCAGCCGGACTCTATGCGAAGTCTATAAACGGAGATGCATTTTCACAGGAGATAAAGGATCAGGTCATCGATACCATCAAGGCAGACCTGGGAAAGGTAGATATGGTAGTTTACAGTCTGGCAGCACCTAGAAGAACAACTGCAGACGGAACAAAGTATACATCAGTGCTCAAGACTGTTGGACAGGAGTACAGCAACAAGACTCTTGTGCTCAAGGACAACACTGTTACAGAGGCACATATATCAGCAGCAAATGAAGATGAGATAAACGCCACCATCAAGGTTATGGGTGGTGAGGACTGGATCGATTGGATGCAGGCGCTCTCAGATGCAGGGGTTCTGGCTGATGATGTCATCACAGTTGCTTATTCATACATAGGACCAAAGATCACATTCCCTATATATGCAGAGGGATCGATCGGCCAGGCGAAGAAAGATCTTTACAAGTCAGCAGATATCATAAATGAGAAGTTCCCTAATATAAAGGCAAAGATTGCTATAAATAAGGCCCTTGTGACACAGTCTAGTGCAGCTATACCTATCGTTCCGCTTTATATCACACTCCTTTATAAGGTCATGAAGGAAAAGGGACTCCATGAGGGATGTATCGAGCAGATGCAGAGACTGTTTATGGACAAGATCCTGGATGACACTCAGGTTGACGACAACGGATTTATCCGTATGGATGACTGGGAGATGAGGGATGACGTGCAGTCAGTTGTTGCTGAGCACTGGGACACCGTAAACAACGACAATGTTAAGGATATAGCAGATATCGATGGCTACTGGGAGGATTTTTACAACATGTTCGGATTCAGAATCGATGGTGTGGATTATTCAGCAGATGTAGATATCATGTAA
- a CDS encoding HAD hydrolase-like protein, whose product MYKYLLFDLDGTITKSEEGIFNCMKYAMDWAGIPYPAPEVFRSFIGPSLYDSFANTLHMDDAQAKEMVAKYRERYNVIGLFEAEVYDGVAETLEKLKKSGCILSVATSKPTEPTLRILEKFGVRKYFDVVVGSNPDGTGSDKKFIITQVLESLKKDHGLTEEMVMSGQAAMIGDRRYDIEGGKACGLQTIGVLYGYGSREEFEIAGADHIVEKPQEILNL is encoded by the coding sequence ATGTACAAATATTTATTATTTGACCTTGACGGCACCATCACGAAGTCTGAGGAGGGAATATTCAATTGTATGAAATATGCAATGGACTGGGCGGGTATTCCGTATCCTGCGCCGGAGGTGTTTAGAAGCTTTATCGGACCATCGCTGTATGATTCATTTGCAAATACACTTCACATGGACGATGCGCAGGCAAAAGAGATGGTTGCCAAATACAGGGAGAGATATAATGTGATCGGACTATTTGAGGCTGAGGTGTACGATGGTGTGGCTGAGACTCTAGAGAAGCTTAAAAAGAGTGGCTGTATACTTTCTGTTGCCACCAGCAAACCGACAGAACCTACACTCAGGATACTTGAAAAGTTTGGCGTGAGGAAATATTTTGATGTAGTAGTTGGAAGTAATCCTGATGGAACAGGATCAGATAAGAAATTTATTATAACTCAGGTGCTTGAAAGCCTTAAGAAAGATCATGGCCTGACGGAAGAGATGGTGATGTCCGGGCAGGCAGCTATGATTGGAGATAGACGCTATGATATAGAGGGCGGAAAAGCCTGCGGGCTCCAGACAATCGGCGTACTCTATGGCTATGGCAGCAGAGAAGAATTTGAAATTGCAGGAGCGGATCATATAGTAGAAAAACCACAGGAAATATTGAATCTATAG
- a CDS encoding rhomboid family intramembrane serine protease produces MAKTKQKTILRISFNSPVVLSFTLICLAAYLLNCLTNGKSNLLLFEVYRSPLTNPLTYVRMFTHVFGHASWSHLINNMTLLLVIGPLLEEKYGSADLLIVTVTTAFVTGIVHFIFFPGTALLGASGVVFAYILLSSFACIKDGSIPLTFILVTILYIGGQIVDGVFIKDNVSNLTHIIGGIIGAFFGYLSNVRK; encoded by the coding sequence ATGGCAAAAACTAAGCAAAAGACTATATTGCGGATATCCTTTAATTCACCGGTCGTCTTAAGTTTCACACTCATATGCCTTGCCGCATATCTGCTCAACTGCCTGACAAACGGAAAAAGCAATCTTCTGCTGTTTGAGGTTTACCGCTCACCGCTCACTAACCCACTCACATATGTGAGAATGTTTACTCACGTGTTTGGGCACGCAAGCTGGAGCCATCTCATCAACAATATGACACTGCTTCTAGTGATAGGTCCGCTTCTCGAAGAAAAATACGGTTCAGCCGACTTGCTTATCGTGACAGTGACCACTGCTTTTGTGACGGGAATAGTTCATTTTATATTCTTCCCAGGCACAGCACTTCTCGGTGCGAGTGGTGTCGTATTTGCGTATATACTGCTATCATCCTTTGCATGTATAAAGGATGGCTCCATACCTCTCACTTTTATCCTTGTTACAATCCTCTATATAGGTGGACAAATCGTGGATGGGGTATTTATCAAGGACAATGTATCCAACCTTACCCATATAATAGGCGGTATAATTGGCGCGTTCTTTGGCTACCTATCTAACGTCAGGAAATGA
- a CDS encoding transglutaminase domain-containing protein — MQLIQRNKDSAYLQYDKYVDYDNPIVAAKAKELAEGCKSSDEIIQACYYFVRDEISHTYDSNFTIITISASDVLKARTGISYSKANLLAALLRANNFYTGFCYIRIKHKGGKLAMHALNAVYHPDLKKWIRLDARGNKYGGFNADYTHNETQMGHEIDSAAGEYVFNDLIAVPLPSTMRILENSTNFLKMYFNDMPDYDA; from the coding sequence ATGCAACTAATTCAGAGAAATAAGGATTCAGCATATTTACAATATGACAAATATGTAGATTATGACAATCCTATCGTCGCTGCCAAGGCAAAAGAACTTGCGGAAGGTTGCAAAAGCAGCGATGAGATCATACAGGCATGTTATTATTTTGTCCGGGATGAAATTTCTCACACTTACGACAGCAATTTTACGATTATAACGATAAGCGCTTCAGATGTTCTGAAAGCACGAACCGGAATTAGTTATTCAAAAGCAAATCTTTTGGCAGCACTGCTCAGAGCAAATAATTTCTACACCGGTTTTTGTTATATAAGGATAAAGCACAAGGGTGGAAAACTAGCCATGCATGCACTGAACGCTGTATATCACCCGGATCTAAAAAAATGGATCAGGCTTGATGCCAGAGGCAACAAATACGGTGGATTTAATGCCGACTACACTCACAACGAAACACAGATGGGACACGAAATAGACTCCGCTGCAGGTGAGTATGTATTCAATGATCTCATAGCCGTACCGCTTCCTTCCACTATGAGGATTCTTGAGAACAGCACCAACTTCCTCAAGATGTATTTTAACGACATGCCAGATTACGACGCATAA
- a CDS encoding class I SAM-dependent rRNA methyltransferase: MSAIVTLKKGEGRLLKSGGAWIFDNEIDSIMGNFENGDIVMVNDFDGYHLGKGFINTYSKITVRMLTRDASTEIDEAFFTKRLQDAWDYRKKTVDTSSCRIVFGEADFLPGIVIDKFENVLVVESLALGIDKVKNLLINSLKNILKNDGIIISGVYERSDAKVRKHEGMETYKGFIGDEFDTNVHINENGVRYIVDVKDGQKTGFFLDQKYNRLAIQKLCKGAKVLDCFTHTGSFALNAGIAGASSVLGVDASELAIAQARENAVLNGLEDTVSFECRDVFDLLPELESKGEKFDVVILDPPAFTKSRNSIKNAVKGYREINLRAMKLVRDGGFLATCSCSHFMDFELFTKTIKQAAMNSHVRLRQVEFRTQAPDHPILWAADESYYLKFYIFQVIKER; this comes from the coding sequence ATGAGTGCGATTGTTACATTGAAAAAGGGTGAGGGCAGGCTTCTCAAATCCGGAGGCGCTTGGATATTTGACAACGAAATTGATTCCATAATGGGAAACTTTGAAAACGGCGATATTGTGATGGTAAACGATTTTGACGGATATCATCTTGGTAAGGGATTTATCAACACCTATTCCAAGATAACCGTGAGAATGCTCACCAGGGATGCCAGCACAGAGATTGATGAGGCATTTTTCACTAAACGTCTTCAGGATGCCTGGGATTACCGAAAGAAAACGGTGGACACCAGTAGCTGCAGGATCGTATTCGGAGAAGCAGATTTTCTCCCCGGCATAGTCATAGACAAGTTTGAAAATGTGCTTGTAGTAGAGTCTCTCGCTCTCGGAATCGACAAAGTTAAAAATTTGTTAATAAATAGTTTAAAAAATATACTCAAAAATGATGGTATAATAATATCGGGTGTTTATGAGCGCAGCGATGCAAAGGTCAGAAAACACGAGGGGATGGAGACGTACAAGGGATTTATTGGTGATGAATTTGACACCAATGTTCACATAAATGAAAATGGCGTTCGATATATTGTTGATGTGAAGGATGGTCAGAAGACCGGATTCTTTCTGGATCAGAAGTATAATCGTCTTGCTATTCAGAAATTATGTAAGGGTGCAAAGGTACTTGATTGTTTTACTCACACAGGTTCATTTGCACTTAACGCAGGCATAGCAGGTGCTTCAAGCGTTTTGGGAGTAGACGCTTCAGAGCTTGCTATAGCTCAGGCCAGAGAAAATGCAGTACTCAACGGACTTGAGGATACTGTTTCATTTGAATGCAGAGATGTATTTGATCTTCTTCCAGAGTTGGAATCAAAGGGTGAAAAGTTTGATGTGGTAATACTTGACCCACCCGCATTCACAAAGTCAAGAAATTCAATAAAGAACGCAGTAAAAGGGTATCGCGAGATTAATTTACGTGCAATGAAGCTCGTCAGGGATGGCGGTTTTTTAGCTACATGTTCATGTTCACATTTTATGGATTTCGAACTGTTTACAAAGACGATCAAGCAGGCTGCCATGAATTCTCATGTCAGACTCCGCCAGGTTGAATTTCGTACACAGGCTCCTGACCACCCAATATTATGGGCTGCAGATGAATCTTACTATCTGAAGTTCTATATATTCCAAGTAATAAAGGAGAGATGA
- a CDS encoding CAP domain-containing protein has product MSTKSRNAGAYSVQKRFVCAVLACAVVLSTFFSGNMSVLAQNAQERQEGSQDSLASNSDADKSGICQEDDGYRFYIRGTAVTTPGWTSSDGYEVYVDRDGYVAKVYNLQDNKLELYSGTTITTAANTECVLSDGYNYLFNIDGVKVTDPGWKLAGNSKYYLDQNGQLTEKYTRSGDIIKLYGDSTGSGNWQMYTSTWRNADGMRFYVDKNGTCIKSYSEKLRRMKLLKNGRLVLASNQVVTMNDGMEYYFNAKGIRVKKAGWYSTNNGMNVCTDSQSKVIGKINKSGGVYRFYKLNSNGTQWVIQKNMWKSVGSKLYYFSGNGKAKVVYNSSIKTLYRYSAKSKRYIPVKNEVNRLNGKYYYFYNSKGVRSTSKGWKKASSHTYYYVGSKGYMTSKYVVSGATRKLYDYSYSAKKWVAQKNKWRVVGGQKYYFNSKGIATVQFVTASQKGYVLSKGKWVLVKRSIKRIGGSNFYFDSKGVRVKKAGVYKTANGYLAYVNRKGVVYKREYNLEVKRYYTIDLGNGRSTKVYGYYDLGAAKRLMAEVNAHRNENGLSSLTESASMTETATTRAKEISNTYGHYRPNGTLCINSMYELFGENLACGFSEEDLVFRAWTKSTAHDRNMLDTSYKTMGAAVFIALDRDKEGFKRYYVLTFGK; this is encoded by the coding sequence ATGAGTACAAAATCAAGAAATGCAGGAGCATATTCTGTACAAAAGAGATTCGTGTGTGCGGTATTGGCATGCGCAGTGGTACTGTCAACTTTCTTTTCTGGCAATATGAGCGTGCTGGCTCAGAATGCGCAGGAGAGGCAGGAAGGATCACAGGATTCACTTGCATCTAATTCAGATGCGGATAAGTCTGGTATTTGTCAGGAGGATGACGGTTACAGGTTCTATATACGTGGAACTGCGGTGACAACTCCGGGCTGGACAAGCTCAGATGGCTATGAGGTTTACGTAGATAGAGATGGCTATGTAGCAAAGGTTTACAACCTCCAGGATAATAAACTTGAGCTTTATAGTGGAACAACTATCACAACAGCGGCAAATACAGAATGCGTGCTGAGTGATGGCTACAACTATCTATTTAACATTGATGGTGTGAAAGTAACGGATCCCGGTTGGAAGCTGGCTGGAAACAGTAAGTATTATTTGGATCAGAATGGACAACTCACAGAGAAGTATACAAGATCTGGAGATATCATAAAGCTGTATGGAGACAGCACAGGCAGTGGCAATTGGCAAATGTATACCAGCACATGGAGAAATGCTGATGGTATGAGATTCTATGTTGATAAAAATGGAACCTGCATCAAGTCATATTCAGAGAAACTCCGAAGAATGAAGCTTCTCAAGAACGGCAGACTTGTACTTGCCAGCAATCAGGTTGTCACCATGAATGATGGCATGGAGTACTATTTCAATGCAAAGGGAATCAGGGTTAAGAAGGCAGGATGGTATTCAACGAATAACGGAATGAACGTATGTACTGATTCCCAGAGCAAGGTGATCGGAAAGATAAATAAAAGTGGCGGCGTGTACAGATTTTACAAGCTGAATTCAAATGGAACCCAGTGGGTGATCCAGAAAAATATGTGGAAGAGTGTAGGTTCTAAACTGTATTATTTCAGCGGTAATGGAAAGGCTAAGGTTGTATATAATTCATCGATAAAGACATTGTACAGATATTCAGCAAAGTCAAAGAGATACATTCCGGTAAAGAACGAGGTCAATAGACTCAACGGGAAATATTACTATTTCTACAACAGCAAGGGAGTGAGGTCCACAAGTAAGGGCTGGAAAAAGGCAAGTTCACATACATACTATTATGTTGGTTCAAAGGGCTACATGACATCCAAGTACGTGGTTTCGGGTGCAACCAGAAAACTCTACGACTACAGCTATTCAGCAAAGAAATGGGTGGCTCAGAAGAACAAGTGGCGCGTGGTAGGCGGACAGAAGTACTACTTTAACTCAAAGGGCATAGCAACTGTACAGTTTGTGACAGCCAGCCAGAAGGGATATGTGCTCTCAAAGGGCAAATGGGTTCTTGTGAAGAGATCGATAAAGAGAATTGGAGGATCAAACTTTTATTTTGACAGCAAGGGAGTCAGAGTAAAGAAGGCAGGTGTATACAAGACAGCAAATGGTTATCTTGCATATGTCAACAGGAAGGGTGTCGTATATAAGAGAGAGTACAACCTGGAGGTCAAGAGATATTACACGATCGATCTTGGAAATGGAAGATCAACAAAGGTTTATGGATATTATGATCTTGGCGCGGCTAAAAGACTGATGGCAGAGGTAAATGCCCACAGAAACGAAAACGGTCTTTCTTCACTTACGGAGTCGGCGTCAATGACAGAGACCGCTACGACCAGAGCGAAGGAGATCAGCAACACATACGGACATTACAGACCGAATGGAACACTCTGCATAAATTCTATGTATGAATTGTTCGGAGAGAATCTGGCATGCGGCTTCAGTGAGGAGGATCTTGTGTTCAGAGCATGGACAAAGTCAACTGCCCACGACAGAAATATGCTGGATACATCATACAAAACTATGGGGGCTGCTGTCTTTATCGCACTTGATAGAGACAAGGAGGGCTTCAAGAGATATTATGTGCTGACATTTGGAAAATAA
- a CDS encoding DUF6734 family protein gives MRKIEGFHTLWTAPYFKQNTEDTYSMQDYELLTMILSALMWRKMNGPITLYGDERAIDYVERQGIAHIWNGGIKEIDVPDRVSPRVFWAAGKLYALKKAKMPAVMVDLDLIVWKNIEKYIEGTNICAIHREGIYPDVYPGREFFNMKDGYAFDPGWSWDEPPVNTCMLYMADEQFKNYYVDSSINFMENCRETEENLCHMVFAEQRLLAMCAGREGKIISSFFPEAADIEGQDVFTHLWGYKNILKFNFQKRVEFNDRLCERIEREFPEETVIRELNVCR, from the coding sequence ATGAGAAAAATAGAAGGTTTTCATACATTGTGGACAGCCCCTTATTTTAAACAGAATACAGAAGATACATACAGCATGCAGGATTATGAGCTTTTGACCATGATCCTGTCTGCTCTTATGTGGAGAAAAATGAATGGTCCTATCACACTTTACGGTGATGAAAGGGCCATTGATTATGTTGAGAGACAGGGGATAGCTCATATATGGAATGGCGGCATAAAAGAGATAGATGTGCCAGATCGCGTGTCGCCCCGGGTGTTTTGGGCTGCAGGTAAACTCTACGCATTGAAGAAAGCGAAAATGCCGGCGGTCATGGTAGATCTTGACCTAATTGTATGGAAAAATATAGAAAAATATATAGAGGGGACGAACATATGCGCGATACATAGGGAGGGGATATACCCAGATGTGTATCCTGGCAGAGAGTTCTTCAACATGAAGGATGGCTATGCGTTTGATCCCGGATGGAGTTGGGATGAGCCGCCGGTGAATACGTGTATGTTGTACATGGCGGATGAACAATTTAAGAACTATTATGTGGACAGCTCCATAAACTTCATGGAGAATTGTAGAGAGACTGAGGAAAATCTGTGCCACATGGTGTTTGCAGAGCAGAGGCTGCTGGCGATGTGCGCTGGACGAGAAGGTAAGATAATATCATCATTTTTCCCGGAAGCGGCGGATATAGAGGGGCAGGATGTGTTCACCCATTTGTGGGGCTATAAGAATATACTGAAGTTTAATTTTCAAAAGAGAGTGGAGTTTAACGATCGTCTATGTGAACGGATAGAGAGGGAATTTCCAGAGGAGACGGTCATAAGGGAGTTAAATGTTTGTAGATAA
- a CDS encoding GtrA family protein yields MSKCGIDPVRANFLAWILYNFVSFITNRKSVFHTAAETAWEFIKELLSFYASRIFTLIVEEGLIYILVDRLHLWAMGIKTFTSILVIILNYYISKKFIFRKIKERL; encoded by the coding sequence ATGTCAAAATGTGGGATAGATCCGGTGAGAGCTAATTTTCTGGCATGGATACTGTATAATTTCGTTTCGTTTATAACAAACAGAAAATCCGTATTCCACACAGCTGCGGAGACTGCATGGGAGTTTATAAAGGAGCTGCTGTCATTTTATGCGAGCCGTATATTTACACTGATCGTAGAGGAGGGGCTCATATACATACTGGTGGACAGACTGCACCTGTGGGCGATGGGAATAAAGACATTCACGTCCATATTAGTGATAATTTTGAACTATTATATAAGCAAAAAATTCATATTCAGGAAGATAAAAGAGAGACTGTAA
- the fabF gene encoding beta-ketoacyl-ACP synthase II yields the protein MKKRVVITGIGAITPVGNTVDEYWNSLKEGKHGFGPITQFDASAYKCKLVGEVKNFVAKDYIDPKSARRMARFTQFAVKATQEAMADSGLDMSKEDAYRVGTCIGSGVGSLQELENAYGTILTKGPLRVSPFVVPMMISNIAAGNVAIQFGLKGKSIDVVTACASGTNSIGEAFRTIQYGDADVMVAGGCEAAVSPIGISTFDSLTALTSSTDPDRCSIPFDKDRSGFVLGEGAGIVVLEELEHAKARGAKIYAELTGYGCSSDAYHITAPEESGEGPAVAMTNAVKDAGIPMDAVQYINAHGTSTHLNDLVETRAIKKAFGDHAKDIKINSTKSMTGHLLGAAGAIEAIACVKSIEEGYIHRTRGLIESEEELDLDYCKEPCEMDVDVAISNSLGFGGHNACIVLQKYKEQ from the coding sequence ATGAAAAAGAGAGTAGTAATAACAGGTATAGGAGCCATAACTCCAGTCGGCAACACAGTTGACGAGTATTGGAATTCACTCAAGGAGGGAAAACATGGTTTCGGACCTATCACGCAGTTTGATGCTTCGGCATACAAGTGCAAGCTTGTAGGCGAGGTAAAGAACTTTGTTGCAAAGGATTACATTGATCCAAAGTCTGCAAGACGTATGGCAAGATTCACACAGTTTGCTGTCAAGGCAACACAGGAGGCCATGGCAGACTCAGGACTTGATATGAGCAAAGAGGATGCATACAGAGTTGGTACATGTATAGGATCGGGTGTTGGCTCACTTCAGGAGCTTGAGAATGCATATGGAACCATTCTCACAAAGGGACCTCTTCGTGTGAGCCCATTTGTAGTTCCTATGATGATAAGCAATATCGCAGCAGGTAATGTTGCTATCCAGTTTGGTCTTAAAGGAAAGAGTATAGATGTTGTAACTGCATGTGCATCAGGAACCAACAGCATCGGTGAGGCATTTAGAACAATCCAGTACGGTGACGCTGATGTCATGGTAGCCGGTGGATGTGAGGCGGCAGTTTCACCTATCGGTATATCAACATTTGACTCACTCACAGCACTTACCTCATCAACAGATCCTGACAGATGTTCAATCCCATTTGACAAGGACAGAAGCGGTTTCGTTCTTGGTGAGGGCGCAGGTATAGTTGTACTTGAGGAGCTTGAGCATGCAAAGGCAAGAGGAGCAAAGATATACGCTGAGCTCACAGGATATGGCTGTTCAAGTGATGCATATCACATCACAGCACCTGAGGAGTCAGGAGAGGGTCCTGCAGTTGCAATGACAAATGCTGTCAAGGATGCAGGCATTCCAATGGATGCAGTTCAGTATATCAATGCCCATGGTACAAGCACACATCTCAACGATCTTGTTGAGACAAGAGCTATAAAGAAGGCATTTGGAGATCATGCAAAGGATATCAAGATCAACTCAACAAAGTCTATGACAGGACATCTTCTCGGTGCAGCTGGTGCAATCGAGGCTATTGCCTGTGTCAAGAGTATAGAGGAAGGTTACATTCACAGAACAAGAGGTCTTATCGAGAGCGAGGAGGAGCTTGATCTGGATTACTGTAAGGAGCCATGTGAGATGGATGTCGATGTTGCAATAAGCAACTCACTTGGATTTGGCGGACACAACGCATGTATCGTTTTACAGAAGTATAAGGAGCAGTAA
- a CDS encoding acetyl-CoA carboxylase carboxyl transferase subunit — MLFIKKKAKDAEILAAKAAEETKAAEEVQEAPKIEFVKCPKCGKEVEKERVKNAKYICYECGSYFRVKTKNRIKMVTDPKSFEPWFEDMPSSNPLGTEGYEEKVAAAQAKTNLKEAVTIGKATINGEPAVIGVCDARFLMSSMGYVVGEKIARAVERATEEKLPVFMFCCSGGARMQEGIISLMQMAKTSAAFKKHSDAGLLYVSILTDPTTGGVTASFAMLGDIILGEPGALVGFAGPRVIKQTIGQELPEGFQRSEFLVEHGIIDGIITRDKMKDTMYELIVTHKQRQGYANFDQTDSDEKFDISEILKERLKDDEPKTPWEKLRGARQMSRPSGFDYVKYICDDFREIHGDRTMNDDRAIVGGIGHIDGQPVTVISQVKGASMAECMERNFGMPLPDGYRKALRLMKQAEKFGRPIITFVNTPGAFCGLEAEERGMGEAIARNLYEMSSLKVPVLCILIGEGGSGGALALAVGNEVWMLENATYSILSPEGYASILWKDSNRAEEAAEVMQITAQDLKRLNVIEQVVPEYGGADDDSVPYIGKYLKMNIKEFLKKYSNKTPEEIAQDRYDRFRNL; from the coding sequence ATGTTATTTATCAAAAAGAAAGCAAAGGATGCCGAGATACTTGCAGCGAAGGCTGCAGAGGAGACAAAAGCTGCTGAGGAAGTTCAGGAAGCACCAAAGATTGAATTTGTAAAGTGTCCTAAGTGTGGAAAAGAAGTTGAGAAGGAAAGAGTTAAGAACGCAAAGTACATCTGTTACGAGTGTGGTTCTTACTTTAGGGTAAAGACCAAGAACAGAATAAAGATGGTCACAGATCCCAAGTCATTTGAGCCGTGGTTCGAGGATATGCCAAGCTCAAATCCTCTTGGAACTGAGGGATATGAGGAGAAAGTCGCAGCTGCACAGGCGAAGACAAACCTCAAAGAAGCTGTTACTATAGGAAAGGCAACCATCAATGGTGAGCCTGCAGTGATCGGTGTGTGCGATGCCAGATTCCTTATGAGCAGCATGGGATATGTAGTCGGCGAGAAGATAGCGAGAGCGGTCGAGAGAGCGACAGAGGAGAAACTTCCGGTATTTATGTTCTGTTGTTCAGGCGGTGCACGTATGCAGGAGGGAATCATTTCTCTCATGCAGATGGCAAAGACATCGGCTGCATTTAAGAAACATTCAGATGCAGGTCTTTTGTATGTATCGATCCTTACTGATCCTACCACAGGTGGTGTGACAGCCAGCTTTGCAATGCTTGGAGATATCATCCTTGGCGAGCCGGGAGCCCTTGTTGGATTTGCCGGACCTAGAGTTATAAAGCAGACTATAGGACAGGAGCTGCCTGAGGGATTCCAGAGATCAGAGTTCCTTGTAGAGCATGGAATCATAGATGGAATAATCACAAGAGATAAGATGAAGGATACCATGTATGAGCTCATAGTTACACATAAGCAGAGACAGGGATATGCGAACTTTGATCAGACTGATAGTGACGAGAAGTTTGATATCAGTGAGATCTTGAAGGAGAGACTCAAGGATGACGAGCCGAAGACTCCATGGGAGAAGCTCAGAGGTGCACGTCAGATGAGCAGACCATCGGGATTTGATTATGTGAAGTATATCTGTGATGATTTCCGCGAGATCCACGGAGACAGAACAATGAACGATGACAGAGCCATCGTAGGTGGCATAGGTCATATAGACGGACAGCCTGTGACGGTCATATCACAGGTTAAGGGTGCGTCCATGGCTGAGTGCATGGAGAGGAACTTTGGTATGCCGCTTCCAGATGGCTATAGAAAGGCTCTTCGTCTGATGAAACAGGCAGAGAAGTTTGGCAGACCGATAATAACTTTTGTAAATACACCTGGTGCGTTCTGCGGACTTGAGGCTGAGGAGCGAGGAATGGGTGAGGCAATAGCAAGGAATCTTTATGAGATGTCATCACTCAAGGTTCCTGTTCTTTGTATCCTTATCGGAGAAGGCGGCAGTGGCGGTGCACTTGCGCTTGCAGTTGGCAATGAGGTATGGATGCTTGAGAATGCAACATATTCCATTCTTTCGCCAGAGGGATATGCGTCTATTCTCTGGAAGGACAGCAACAGAGCTGAGGAGGCTGCAGAGGTTATGCAGATCACAGCTCAGGATCTCAAGAGACTGAACGTTATCGAACAGGTCGTACCGGAATATGGCGGAGCGGATGACGACTCAGTTCCATATATAGGTAAGTACCTCAAGATGAACATTAAGGAATTCCTGAAGAAGTATTCAAATAAAACTCCTGAGGAGATTGCGCAGGACAGATATGACAGATTCAGAAATCTTTAA